The DNA region TGGGTGCTCGTCGGGGGACGCACCATGAGCCATCGGGAGTCAGCGCAGCCGCCGGCGCCGGACGCGTGGGAGTCCGAGCACGCTGCCCGCCAGGCTGCCGAGGCGGCCGCGGCGCGGATCGGGCGCCTGCAGGCGGTGACGGCGGCCCTGTCGGGCGCTCGCACGCCCGACGAGGTGGCGGACGTCGCGCTGCGGGAGGGCATCGCGGCGCTGGGCGGCTCCCACGGCTTCCTGCTCGTCCCGGGGAGCGGCGGCCTGCTCGACGTGCTCCGGTCGGCCGGCGTTCCAGAGCCGGTCGCGCACGCGGCGGGCAGGCTCGACCGCACCCCGGCCACCGACGCGTGGCGGCGGGGAGAGCCGGTGCTGCTGGCGAACGAGGCCGAGCTGGCCGCGCGCTATCCGCTGGTTGCCGAGCTGCGCAGGCAGGTCATGGCGCCGGGCGGCGCGCTCGCGGCGCTGCCGCTCCGCGTGCGCGACCGCGTGATCGGCGTGCTCGCGGTCTCGTTCGAGGCCGAGCAGACGTTCACGCCGGAGGCGCGCGCGTTCGCCGAGTCGCTCGCGAGCCAGGCGGCGCAGGCGCTCGACCGCGCCCGGCTGCTGCTCGCGGAGCGCGTGGCCCGCGCCGCGGCGGTGGCGGCGCAGCAACGGCTCGCGTTCCTCGACGCGCTCGCGGCGCTCCTCGCCGACCGGCTGGACGAGGCCGAGCTGCTGGACGGCGTGGTCCGGACCGCCGTGCCGGCGCTGTGCGAGTTCGCGGCGGTGCTGCTGCCGGGGCCCGGAGGCGCGCTCGAGCCGGTGGCGCAGGCGGACGCGGCGGGGCTGGGCGCGCAGGCGCTGGCGCTCGTGGAGGAGCGGCAGGGTGGGCTCGAGGCCGCGCTGTCCGGCGGCGCGCCGCTCGTGGTCGGGCCGCGCGACGGGGACGCCCGGCCGATGACGGTGGCGGCCGCGGGCCTGTCGGTGCAGGGCCGGAGCCTGGGCGCGCTCGTCGCGGCCAGCGCGGATCCCACCCGCTGTCGCGGGCCCGGCGACCTGGCGCTGCTCGCCGACGTGGCGCGGCGCACCGCGCTGGCGCTCGCGCACGCGCGGCTGTTCCGGGAGGTGCAGCGGGGGGCCGAGGCGCGGGAGGAGTTCCTGCACGTCGCCTCGCACGAGCTGCGCGGCCCGCTCGGCAACCTGCG from Anaeromyxobacter dehalogenans 2CP-C includes:
- a CDS encoding sensor histidine kinase: MSHRESAQPPAPDAWESEHAARQAAEAAAARIGRLQAVTAALSGARTPDEVADVALREGIAALGGSHGFLLVPGSGGLLDVLRSAGVPEPVAHAAGRLDRTPATDAWRRGEPVLLANEAELAARYPLVAELRRQVMAPGGALAALPLRVRDRVIGVLAVSFEAEQTFTPEARAFAESLASQAAQALDRARLLLAERVARAAAVAAQQRLAFLDALAALLADRLDEAELLDGVVRTAVPALCEFAAVLLPGPGGALEPVAQADAAGLGAQALALVEERQGGLEAALSGGAPLVVGPRDGDARPMTVAAAGLSVQGRSLGALVAASADPTRCRGPGDLALLADVARRTALALAHARLFREVQRGAEAREEFLHVASHELRGPLGNLRLAVDLLARDVRAERGSALDGRLRKVARQAERLARLSDLLLDVSRISTGRIQLQPEPADLAQLARDAVARAADEAEEADCPVVLDAPAPVPCTVDVQRLDQVITNLLSNAMKYGRGGEVRVVVRAGEGRAVLEVADQGIGIAPEHHARIFERFERAAPARQYPGLGLGLWIVRKLVDAHGGSVRLDSAPSRGATFTVELPIDRG